TTTCACACCATTCTCGTCCTTCACTTGAACAGGGTCAGCAGGCGAAGCCGAGCTGCCGGAGTGACCGGAGGAATGGCTGCCACTGCCATTTCCATCGCCGTTGCCACTACCGTTACCGCTATCGTTTCCATTACCATTACCATTACCATTACCATTACCGTTGCCGTTGCCGTTGCCATTGTCGTTGTCGTTATCGGTGCCGCTACCGCCACCACTGCCATTATCCCCGCCATCCGAGTCGATGCGGATTTCGACCGGCTGCGTGTACAGGTCATACGGACGCGTGCCGTCGATCGCATACGTGTAGCGCAGCAGCGCATGGGCGGTGCCGGTATGCTTGGCAGTGATTGCATTGCCGCTTGCTTCCAGGAGATCCTGTCCATCCAGCCACACCAGCTCAGGTGTAACTTCCGATTGCTCGCCCTTGAATGTCGTCATTTTGGCGCCCAGCGCTGATGTATCACCGGATTTCAACGTGTAACTCTCTTGATCGGCTTGAATGGATGCAGCCCAGGTTGAAGCCCAATCCGCATAATCGGTTGTGATACCGTAAACTCCGCTCAGGAAGATATTGATAAAATCATTTCGGTTGTCGTAGGTCCATGGCGACACGATTAATCCTCTATGCTTGGCGGCTTCCAGGAACTTACCGGTCAGCTCGCTGTTATAGCCTGTGTCAAAGGAAGCGTTCAATGGCTGTACGAGCTTGAGCGCATCCCGAAGCGACTTTTTCGTATCATCCTGCTTTACGGTTCCCGCACTCACCAACAGGCCGAGCGGCATCTCCGGCATCAGCTGTGACATCAGCCTGAGCTGACTCGCATTAAACGACATCGTATCGATGTTCGCTTCCGCGCCCATACCCTTGATGATTTGAACATAGGTTTCTACCGCCTCGGACGTGCTTGTTTTGATTTCAGCCATAATCATACGATCATTTGCCAACGCCAGATCAATCTGTTCGTTTAAGGTAGGGATTTTCACATCCGGATAGCCCGTTGGGAACGGCTTGTTGGCATTGAGCGCCTTCAGCTCCTCGAGCGTAAAGTCCTCCACTTTACCTGTGCCGTTCGTCGTGCGGCTTACATCCGAGTCGTGCACGATCACGATATGTCCGTCCTTGGAGATATACATGTCGTTCTCGATAAAATCAGCCCCGGCCTCGACGGCCAGTCGGTTACTCTCGATCGTATTTTCCGGTGCTTTGGACGGAAGACCCCGGTGTCCGATCATGTAAGGCTTACGGATGAGGGTCAGCCCGTGTGAGTACACCTTCAGCGCATCGACAGCCGCCTGCGGTGTATCGGTAACGATTCCGTTTACACCCGCAGTAATCAAGGTATGCATCGCAATATCTTTGCCTGAAGCAGGGGATGAATCTTTGACCCAAACAGAAACCATCCGCTTCTGCAGGTAATCCATATTGGCACGCGTTGCCGCCTGCGCCGGCAGCAGCACGATTTTCGCCAGATTGACCGTTGCTTGTCTGCGAATGTCCAGCAGCTTCGCTTCCATATAGGCTTCTGAAGAATCTGCCACACTTGCATCCCAAATCCCGCGAAGCATGGAGTAAGCCGTCCGTGCCTGCCTCACAAGCTCGCCATTGTCGGACATGACGAACGCGTCCTCCAAGCCGGCACGCTTCACATAAGCGACCAATGCATCCACCGTTTCGCTGTCCTTCACATAGAAAGATGGCATCATTTTGCCGTGTAATGCTGCCAGTGCCGTGTCCAGGCTCCCGAGCTGCTCCGTTCCGGCAGGATTCGTTACTTGCAAACTGCTGTCCACATGCAAAATAACTGTAGCCGGCATGGCTGCGCCTGTCAGGCCTTCCAGCTGCTCAAGGCTCGTCGCTTCCGTTACAAGCGTCGGCGCCATGGCAATTTGCGTATCGGGCTCAGCAACATCCACATATTGATCCGAAGGATTCACAATCGCAGGAAGCTCTTCCTGCTGCAGCGTGACGCGAATGTTGTCCACTTTCATCCGGCTGCCGTTAGCTTGAAGACCGATTCGTCCTTTCAGGTAGCTGTCAGCCAAGTTCGTATCGATCAGCAGCTCGCTGCCAATCCATTCCTGTACCCGGCTCCCATGCGCTTTGATCATGTAATGGTACATGTTGCCGGGATTGATAGCCTCCAGATATGGGCCTTTCTCGCGGACATTCCATCCGTTCGCCGGTGTTCTTTCGGCAAATTCAACGCCATTGGTTGCGGAGGCGTCCTGTCTGACGGCCATTTGAAAATACGGATAGTTGCTATTTTGAATGCGGTACATGATGGAATTCCACCTAGCTGTATCGTTAGAACCCAAATTCGTTACATCCGCCTCAATTTTATAATCACCAAAGGCATCCAAGTAATCCGGAAGCAGTACCCGTGAAGGATTATCCGGTGAAGCGAGCGCATTGATCTGGAAGGTGCCGTCCTGCACAGCTGCTGCGCTTGCTGTCGTTCCTTCAATTCTTGACCATCCTTGCGGCAGAGTGCCGTCGGCTATGAAATCGAAGTTCTCTTCATACAGCACGTAGTCGCTGTCCGCTGCATTCTTAGCTACGACTAGAAGCGGCAGGTCTGCTCCGTCTTTATGCGCAGTCACACGGTAGACGCCCTTCTGCTCTACCGTCATGCTGCTGCCACTGAATGTGACTTCAGGGCTTTCCGCCGTCCACGTGACGTCGCTACCCGTCAGCTCGCCGGTGGAAAAATCGCTGTAATCTGCCTGCAGCGCAATCGTATGCAGATCGATAGCCTGCCCGGCATTCGCCTTGATATAGCCTTCGCTATGCTTCAGCGTCGTTACCTCCGCTCCGGCAGCCGATGGTGTCACCGTTAACTCCCCGCTCCACTGTGTATCAGCGTAGACAGCGGTTAGTCTGACGGTTCCCTTTTTCAGCGGATAGAGCTGGTGGTCCATCACTTTAAGAACTGAATCGTCGGATGAATACCACTTAAAAGCGTCCGCAGGAGCTGCTTCCCTCATACCGTCAGAATAGTAGACACTTGCTGTAACACTCATTGCCCCTGATAGCGCCTCAGCTTCACTCGGTAACATGACCGACAGCTCATCCGCCGTCACACGCGTGACCTTGATATTATCAAAGGAGAGCTTGCTTTGGTCGCCTTGAATGCCGATCTTCCCCTTCTCCATCACGATTTCTTGAGGAAGCGTTTGATCCGTGAGCAAAGTGAAGTCAGAATCGGACTTAGCTTTGATATATTCCTTGACATTGTTACCGAATACCCGAACCTTGAGCGTATAGTCCGAATTCAACGCCAACTTCTTCCAGGTACCGGAAATCGGCGTAGGCGAGTACCAGTTTCCGTCCGCTTTGCGATAAGCGTACTCATAGGTTCCGTCTTGTCGGACAGCCATCTGATCATAAGGAACCTGCCCGCTCGAAGGGACGCGGAACATGATCGCTCCCCATCGTTTGGCGTTGACGACACTTTCAAACCGGATATCCCCTTCAATGGTATAGTTGTCCCACTGTACGGGAGCTATCGCTCTGGCCTGCTTGCCCGAAGCCTTCCCATCAAACAGCATTCTGCCGTTTCCGTACGTATCCTGAACAACAGTGAAAGGGCTGCTGCCGCTGTTCACATCCGAGATCCAGCCATAAGGTAAGCTGCCGTCGGCATAGCTGTCAAAATTCTCATCCAACAGCACAGGATTCACATCCCCAGACACCGGATGGCTGTTTGTTAGCTTGACAATGCCATACCCGCTCGTATCATTCCAGAACGAACTGGATTGATAAGCGCTCCAGTAGCTGGTCCGCTGCTGAGCCGTATCCGATCCGTAGCGGTCGGTAACGCCGATCTCCATGCCCAGCTCTTTGGTGAGGAACGGATCAAAGTTCAGCATATCCCAAGGAATGGCCGCCTCCATCGTCCACCCGGAGCCCGTCTTCTGCATAGCCCGCAAAATCTTACGCTCATCCTTGCCGCTATGATTGTTCAGCGCCGCACCGAATTGCAGCTTGGGTGTCGTCGTATCCGGCTGAACCATCAGTCCGATCTGCATATCATCAGCGGCAAAAGGCGCCGATTGATGCTTCGTCGGATCCAGGAACAGGTTGACTCCATCCTGATCAAACCAATAGCCAGATCCATTATGGATCAGTACATCATCATCGGCTTGAACAGCTACATACAAATAGCGGTTATCCCACAGCAGGCCGAATCGCGAATCCTTGAAGGACCCTTCACCCACATGCCGGTCCAGGGACTGGTCTAGATGCCAAATCGATTCATCCAGCTTGCCGTCAATTACCGGAGCTTTGAGCGTCTTCTTCGCTTCTAACGAGCTTCTTTCATTGTCCGCTGCATAAGCGTGTCCACCGAGCAAGCCAGACGGCAGCGTCCCGGTCATCATGGTAAAGACCACGACCAGCTTTATCGTCGTCGCCGTAAATTTTTTCATGGTATACAACCCTTTCCTCACTGATAAGTCGGTCAGCTGCCTCTTGCAGAAGAATCAATCTGGGTATGGTTCCTCCTTTCCCGTTGTTATTCAGAGAACACAAAAACCCCTCCAATCCGCAAAAACATCCGCCCGCTTGGGGCCCTGTGCTTGCTTCATGGAAGGGTTTTCTCCTCATCTCTACCCTTATCTATTCGATTGTTTCTTCCGCTTCTTTATCCCGTATCTGCTTACAGCTTATCAGGCATCTATTCGGGCAATATCAACGTGATGAAAAGAGATTGTAAAGACTGCGTCCAGGTTTGCTGCAGCCAGCTTGCGAACGATTCCTTTTCCTCAAACTGCGGATAATGAGCCGACTGCTCAAACACAATGAAGTCCTTCGACGGGGCTTCCAGCTCCTCATAGTACTTTTTGGCGGCTTTGACCGAGGTCATATAATCATACTGTCCCATTACAAAGTAAAAAGGAATGTCCAGCTTGCGGACAAGATGCGTAATGTCGTGCTCCGTTTCTTCTTGGAGTAGACGCTCTTGCGATAGAGCCACACCCTTTACATAGCGAAGGACATCAAGCCCGTTATACTCGGGATGGAACAGGAAGCCCGTATAATAGTCTCCGTTATCATCGATCAACCTCGCTGCGCCGCCATATTTGCGAATGACACTTCTGGGGGTGTAACTTTCTCCTCGTTCAACCGGCCCTCGCAGCAGCTCCAATTGCTCCGCTTCCTTAAGGTTCCCTGCCTGCTTCGCTCGGTCAATGATAAACGCAAGGCTGTCCCGTTCACTCTCCACATGATCCGCTACCTGACCGATCCCGATATAAGCGGCAAATTTATCCGGCGCTTTAGCAGCAGCTTTCATGCCGATGTACGTGCCGAATGAATGGCCGATCAGCAGCACTTTGTTCTGCCCGAATTCTTGCTCCACATAATCGGTCAGCGCCAGCAAATCATCAACGAGCAGGTCAGAATTCAGACCCGAGTAGTCCTCGAAAAAGTGATACGACTTCCCGCTCCCCCGCTGATCATACTGTACAATGGTAAAATACTGTTCAAGCAGATCCTGGTATTTCGTCACATAGGGAATCTCCGAGCACCCCGGACCTCCATGTACAAAGATAATGATCGGATTGTGCCGGTCTTTGCCTCTGATCATAACTTCGTGTCCCGTACCGTTGATCTCGATCTGCTTTAACGTGCTTATGCTGTTCGCTCCTCGAATGGGAGGCGTCCATGTCGGCCCAAACATTTTCATCGCAATAAGCAGAAGTATGGCTACTAATACGATTTTACGAATCCTTTTGCGTGATGTTCTCAAATAGAATGGACTCCTTTAGCTGCGCTCGACTGTAAGCAGCGACTTGGAAGCTCTCCATAGAACTTCTTTGCTTAGCCTTGGCCCGGAAATATGGCGGAGCAGAAACCGAACCATCGGTTCATTCTCTTGCTCCACGCATAAAGCACCATATTGATATTTTCGTTCATCAATTAGCTTTCTAAGAACTACCGACCCTAGCGCAATTCCCCGAGCCAACCGCTGGTGCTTCCTATATACATACATGGTTTTTAGCAAAATGGTCTCAGCATCCAGTTCCTCTAGAATCAACCATCCAGCGGGCTGTCCCTGATATCTTAGCAGCAAACTCCGTACGGGATCAATCCGATCTTCATCGGCAAAAGGAGATAACACATCGGGATATTCCTTTCCCGCCTCCGTTTGAATCAACGCCCGATCATGAGGAGTGACATCGCGCCATGGTTCCAAGGAAAAAGAAGCCGGCAGCGCGAGCTTCATCCATGGCGCGTCTTCGACTGCACGCAACCGCCCTCTGCGAATGTACATTCCCTGCTCGGGTGAAGGGAAACCGCATGCTTGGAGAAAGGCCCCCTCTTCACTTTCCAAGTCCTCAGCAGCCAGAAACTCAACCTGCAGGCTGACGTATCCGAGTTCACGGAGTTTGTGTTCAAGCACCAGCATGAGCTGCTTGCCGAGCCCCCTTCTTCGCATGTCACTCCGAACCATAATGGATAGCAGCCTCGCCGCCTTTCGATTCGGCGCAAGCAGTGCAAGCACTAGACCTGCGGGCTGTTCCCCATTCACTATTCCAAACGCAACGATATCCGCGGAAGGATCCTGCCAAATGAGACCCGCCTCAGGCAGAATGAGGGATTGAAACGCCGATAAGCTTGCGGGGTTGAGCTCCCATACTGCCTGGTTCATCTACATACACCTTTTCCCCATTCAAGTCTTTTCTTTTAAGGCTGACCAATCGATATTTCTTGATTACTAATACTCAGTGGATTTGCCGAATAATCCGAATAACTGGAAATAGAGACCCTGAATTTGCTGAATGCTGTTAATTTCGATTGCAGCGCTGTCCATTTGTCCGAATTTAACGCAATAGAAAATTTATTGTTATTAATTGAAACTATAAAATCTGTTGTATTATTTAACGTATCCACATGTCCGGTTGTAAAATCTCCGGTATCGGAGAATTGAACAGATACCGTCCCTCCGATCGTCGCTAAGATAGCTTCACTAAAGGTTATTACTATGGATTGATCCGCATAAACCGCATCCGTAACGGAAGGTGCCGTTTCATCCATGGTGATAGGGAGGGAAACGGACGATTCAGAGCCATGTGTATCCTTTATTTTAAAGATAAGATGCGCCTCTGTGGCTTCCGTGACTGCATCAAGCGGGTGAATGGTATAGCCGCTGGTGCCTGCAGTAACTTGTACAAGCGGATTGTCCGACTCAACCGTCACATCAGCCACTTTCACATTACTGCTGTCTAACACATCAAAATCGCTGCTAGTTTGATAATCAAATGTCAAATCCTGATTGTTTTTCTTGACTTTAAGAAGATCAGCAATATTTCTTTTGCCATAGGAGTAGAAGGGAACATCATTTGAATCTTTAATTTGAACATCTCCCGAAGTACCGGATAAATTCGAGTTAAGATAGAGCTTCGCTCCAGCTGCCAGCTCTGCCGTAAAAGGGCCGTCCGATACTTTCGTGCTATGAAAAGTCGCTGCTGCTGCTTGAAGCGTACTTAATGCATCAACCATATCTTGCTGTACGGAGCTATCGGCGCTCTTAACCCCTTTGGCTTCGTTCACAGCTTGTAAGAAATCATCTACCGCTGATTGAGGATAGTTTCCTGGATCTGTCCCCACCACAGCACCGGCAAGTAACGTTTCGGAATCTGCGATCTCCTGCGCCAAAGCAGTTGTATCCACGATATGCACATCAAAGGTTGTTGTGTTCGAGTCAGCTTGACTATTCGTTGCAGTAACGGTAATCGTTGATTCTCCCGTAGTAAGAGGCGTTACTACTAATTGAGCTTGGTTCACATATACGCTAGATACCACGGATTGCGACGATTCCGCACTTAGTGTCAGGGTGTCCCCGTTCATCACTTCAAACAATCCGTTCAAATCAATCTCCGCATTGCCGTCGTTTAGTTCCACGCGCTTATTCGGTAACTGGCCTACAAGAATGGGAGCACTATAATCGGGAGGTACCACTTGGAGTTCAAAAGAATTCTGAGCCTGACCGCCTCGTCCGTCATTAGCCGTTACAGTAATGGTCGTTACTCCTTCTTGCAGCGGCTCCAGTGTTAATTCCGAACCTTGCATATAGACACTAGCTACAACTGAATCGGAAGAAACGGCTTGAAGCTGGAGCTGATCATAGTCAGAGTCGGAAAAAGCATCGGTCAAATCCACATGAAGGTCTCCAAAGTTGACCGTTGTTTGAAGATCATCCAGCTCACGGGCTACCTCAGGGGAATGATTGCGCTTCTTGGAGCCTGACGAGGAACCGCTTGTAGAAGTGGATGGGCTTGCCCCTCCGGTAACGTGATTGTTCATTACTTCGTAATTGGTAATGACATCGGGGGCAGATACTTGCTCCGGAAGCTCCAGCTTATCGATCATGGAGCCTTGGCTCAACGTAATTCTCACGTTTTTGTCCGAAACCTTCATATTCTCAATGGTATTGTTTCCTGTGAGAGCAACATTACCTGTTGATTGAACGTTGAGCTTGCTCACTTTACCGTTAACATCCAGATGAGCGGCACCTTGCTGTACTTCAACTTGTTCAAAGGAATCGCCCTTCAAAACAACATAATCACCTGAAATATGTAGGACTCCACTCAAAGACTTTCCGCTTACATCCAGAGTGACAGGTTGATCCGCTTTACCGCTTTTGCTAATTGTCAGCTCGGTCATGCCATTCATATTACGATTAGAAGAGGTATAAGTAATCGTCGCCCCTTCCAGAGCCTCCTTGTTTTGACTGCTGAACAATTTCTTCATTTGATCGTCGATCAAATAGGGCTTGCCGTCTATGGTAACAATATCCCCATCGATTTTGTTGATGACGGCTGTCTGCTGCTTATGATTAAAAATATCTGTTAAAAATAAGGCGATGTCTTCCCTTTGTACCGGTTCTTTTGGCGCGAAGCCGCCCTCTTTTTTAGGTAATAGCTGCAGCCTTAGAGCCGTATCCACAGATTGGCCGGCCCAAGAGCTTACCTCATCGGCATCGGTAATCTGGTCCCGTTCCCCGCCTTTTACATCAGAAGCATGAAGGGCTCGAACGAATACCGTCGCAAGCTCCTCACGAGTTACCGTATCCGATGGACGGAAATGTTCATTGGAGTCTCCTCCCATAAGTCCGGCTTTACGAACTGCTTCGATGTATGAAGTGCCCCAGGAATCAGATACATCACTAAAAGACGAGGTCACTTGGGAGTTTACTTGCAATTGAAGAGCTTTAGCAAGAACGACAGCCAACTCTTCACGCGTAAGCAAACCATCGGGATGAAACGCTCCATCGGGATAACCGGACATTAGCCCTTGGCTGACAGCTTCTTGTACGGCTTTAATTTTAGCAGGGGAAATCTGTGTAAAATCTTGAAAGGATAATCCGGGCGCCGCGCTTGAATCCTTCTTTTCAGCAGCTAAAGATGAGGCAGGCTGCACTGCCATACTAAGCATCATTGTTGTTACCAACCATTTTGTCCAATCCTTGTTCACAAACCGATACCACCATTCGTTTTTTAGGTATTTTTTCCTAAAACTATCTTACTATATTTGTTGATTTTTGTCGTTTTAAATATATAAAGAGAACCCGGCAGCCAGCCAGGTTCATCTAAACTTCGAACAGCAAATCACAATCATATACGCTTGACTATTACAGATAATCTCAGATTTATTTACAGGCGGAAACCCGAGCATTTCTACAGTTATCGCGTCTTGCTTCTCCCGATCATCCAATAAGAAAGCAAGCTGCCTCCGATCAAAATAACGGCCGTCACAGCCAGCGATACATGCATCCCTCTTGTGAAAGATTCGCTGCCGCTGACAATCGAACCGAGAATCGAGACCCCAAGAGTCGCGCCGAGCTGACGGCTGGAGTTCAGCGCGCCTGAAACCGCGCCGCTCTGCTCCTTCGGCACCGAAGAGATCACCGCGGTGATGAGCGATGGGAGTGTGTAAGAGACTCCGAACCCAATGAGCAATAACGCGATGAAAGTGAGTGCGTCATTCGTGTTCACCGCCGTCCACACTTGCATCATCGTTCCAGCAGCAGCCAGAGCGAACCCAACTGTCATCGGGATGCGCGGACCTATCTTTCCTACAATTCGCCCCGTCAAGATAGGATTAAAAGCCAGCGGTATCATCATCGGAAGCAGTGCAAGACCCGCAGCATGTGCCGAGGAACCGGCAGTTTGCTGAAAAAATAAAGGCAGCACGAACAGAATCCCCGAGAGACCCATATTAATCGCCATCCCTGCCACCATGCCTGCGGAGACCGTAGCATTTCGAAAGAGTCCGAGCGGAAGCAGCGGCGCTTTGCTTTTCGCTTGAATCCGCACAAAGAAGACGGCGCTTAATAAATCCAGGCCCCATGCTGCAAAGATCACAGGGGATTTCCATCCATACGTCTCCCCCTCCATGAGTCCGAACGACAATGCGGCAATGGCGATAACCGCTGTAAGTTGTCCTGCCCAGTCGAAGCTTTGCTGCGGCTTACGGTTCGTTTCCTTCACTAGACCATAGGTCAATCCCACACTAACAAGCGCAATCGGCACGTTCAGCAAAAAGATGCTGCGCCAACCGAAGGAGTCTACCAGAAAGCCTCCGACAATAGGCCCCGCCGCCATCGCGATCCCGGTAACCGCCGCCCAAATACCAAGCGCCCGGGCACGCTCAGCCGGTACTGGGTAAGCGTGGGCAATGAGCGTCAGGGAGGCCGGCATCAATGCTGCGCCTCCTATACCGAGCACAGCCCGTAAGCCGATCAGATTGCCCAGTGACGACACTGAGGCCGTTATCGCTGATGCCAGCAAAAAAACTACCAGACCACCCATGTACACACGCTTCGCTCCAATTTTATCTGCTAACGCGCCCATCGATAATAGCAAACAGGCGAACACAATCGTATACGCGTTTACCACCCATTGAAGTCCAGCGATCCCTCCGCCTAGGTCAACTCGAATTGCAGGCAGCGCGACACTCACCACCGTCATATCCAGAAGCACCATAAAGTATCCAAGCGAGAGTCCGAGAATTAACAGCGTTTTGCCCCATCTTCCTTCTTGCTTGGACTGTAGATTCCATGCTTTTTCCAAACTTCTTCTCCTCCGTCCCCAAATCTAGGTATTCTTCGTTTGACCTATTGGCAGTGTATAATAGAAGGAATAGTAGAATAAGTGGAGCATTTATCATAGGAGTTACAGTCCTACTATATAAATGCGTTGAAGAAATCAGGAGGAGAAATCATGGAAGTGTCCCATCAGGCACGGCTTGAAGAATTAGCCCAGTTTTTGCGGACCCGGCGGGCACGCATTACACCCGAACAAGCAGGTCTGCCTTCAGGCGGCCGTCGTCGTACGCCAGGGCTGAGACGCGAGGAAGTTGCACAGCTCTCGGGCGTAAGTGTGGACTGGTATACATGGCTGGAACAAGGACGAAACATACAGGTTTCCTCCCAAGTGCTGGATAGCATTGCCCGAACCCTGCAGCTGGATTACAACGAGAGAAGGCATTTATTCATTCTGGCCTTGCAGCAGCTCCCAGCTGATGTGACACCTATCGAAGAACCAATTAGTTCCTCGCTTCAAGACTTCCTTGATCTGCAAGGAACGAGTCCTGCCTTTGTCTCCGACCAGCGGCTGACGATCGTCGCCTGGAACAAAGCGGCAAGCTTGATCTACGGCCAATACGAAACCATGACTACGAGGGAACGCAACACCGTGTGGAGAACATTCAACTCCCCCTACGTACGTGAAGTGCTCCAAGACAATTGGGAAAAGCATGCCCGACACCGCTTAGCTCAATTCCGCGCAAGCTACGGCAAATTCGCCGGCGATCCTTGGTGGTTGGAGATGATTGAGGAACTGAATCAAGCTAGCCCGGAATTCCGAGCCTGGTGGCCACAGCACGACGTTCTGAGCGGTCCCGAAGGAAAAAGGTCAATCACCACCCTACGGCCGGTCTGCTTGTTTTTGAACAAATATCGTTCCTTGTTTCGGATGCGCCGCATCTGACCGTGACTGTCAATATGCCGTCTAGTGAGGAGACGAGGGCTAAGGTTGAGGATTTGCTTGCGGGGAAGGTGTAACTGGCTGCTCAAGCCAGCGGTTAAAAGACAAAGGAGCTCAGCCAGCGGCTTGAGCTCCTTTGCTATGCTTGATAAGGCGGTAACGTCATGACCTTATAGGAATCACCTATTTGTTTCACAGTGAATCGAAACTCATCATGCTCCCACTCCGTTGATCGAACCTTGAACGGTTTGCCCTCTTGATCGATGCAAGTGACCGTAAATTCAACTTCATCCGAAGAAATATCCTTCCGATTCAGGATTTTATCGATTTGTACGATTTGCCCTCCATTTATTTTACAGTAGGACTTCAAGAGCTCAGGCACGTTGTTTTTATCGATACTCGAGTTATAGCCTGCTAACTCTTCCGCATCGCCACCATATAATAGGGCCAAGATCTCCCAATCTTCATGATAAAGGGCTGTGAAGTAAGCTCTTAGCGCTTCTTCCGGGTCGTTATACTTAGGGACTTCAGCTTTGGAGCATGCCGTGATGAGTAGGATGGATGTGAGTATTAGCAAAATAATTCTCTTCATGACTCGCCTCCCGAATGCGATTATTCATTCCATTTTACTATATTTAGTAAATATTGGAACACCTAGAGAGGCGATATGTGATTACGAAGAACCGGCGTTCAGCTAGGCTGCATCCTGCCAGACAACTGCATGAATCTTTTAATCAATATCCAGAAGCTCGAGAATAACCCCTAAATCATCCGTACTTTCCACATACGCATACTTATCGCCGTTTTGAATAAGGGGAAAGCCGAATTCCTCCAGCTTCTTGGCTGTTTCAAGCATTTTGTTCTTGGCTTTGAATGCGATGTGATGAACACCAGGGCCTTTAGTGTCCAGAAAATCCTTCCATGTAGTCGGATCTTCCGTAGGCTCGATGAACTCGACAACCAGGTTCTCCATGTGAAAGAAGGATAGCTTCACCCTCCCCTTTGTAGGCTGCCCCATATACGTGACCGTGTCGCTGCCATCTTCATTCGCCATGATAACAGACGGTGCGGGAACGCCCAATAATTCGGCAAAGCGGCGGGTCGCCTTTTCCACATCACGCACAATCATAGCAATCTGACAGACAAACGTTGTACCAAGAATTGAATTTTCCATATTTCGCTCCTTTAATTTTACGGTCTTCATTTAGTGTACCTATCCGTTACGCCTTCAACCTGTAGCTAACAAAAGCCAGCTGCTTACTGTCAGGTGACCACGAGTTGACATTGATGGTGCCCTGCCCGCCGAACAGCTCCACGAGTGTACGAAATTCGCCTCCATCACTGGACATGACTCGAATTTCTACATGCTTGTTGGGTGGATGGTCTCCGGGAGATACATCGTCCTTTCGATAAGAGATATAGGCTACAGCTTCTCCATCAGGGGATACGTGCGGGAACCAGTTGTTGCTCTCGTCGAACGTCATTTGCACCTGATCAGTGCCATCGGCATTCATACGCCACACCTGCATAAGACCGCTTCGTACGGAATTGAACCAGATGTGCTTCCCGTCCGGTGAATATTCAGGCCCGTCATTAAGTCCGGCTGTGTTCGTTAATTGCGTTTCGATTCCCCCGTCAACGGGAATGGTGTAGATATCGTATTCCCCATCCCGTTCTGCGCAATAAGCCAGCGTGCTGCCGTCAGGTGACCAGCCATGCAAGTAACTTGGGGCCATTGGCGTGACAAGAACTGGTGAACCGCCCTTCATGGGGAATATATAAATTCGTGACTGACCGTCCTCGTAAGTATGATGGCTGACCGCTACGCGTGAATTGTCGGGTGAGAGCACATGGTCGTT
This genomic window from Paenibacillus hexagrammi contains:
- a CDS encoding glycerophosphodiester phosphodiesterase family protein produces the protein MKKFTATTIKLVVVFTMMTGTLPSGLLGGHAYAADNERSSLEAKKTLKAPVIDGKLDESIWHLDQSLDRHVGEGSFKDSRFGLLWDNRYLYVAVQADDDVLIHNGSGYWFDQDGVNLFLDPTKHQSAPFAADDMQIGLMVQPDTTTPKLQFGAALNNHSGKDERKILRAMQKTGSGWTMEAAIPWDMLNFDPFLTKELGMEIGVTDRYGSDTAQQRTSYWSAYQSSSFWNDTSGYGIVKLTNSHPVSGDVNPVLLDENFDSYADGSLPYGWISDVNSGSSPFTVVQDTYGNGRMLFDGKASGKQARAIAPVQWDNYTIEGDIRFESVVNAKRWGAIMFRVPSSGQVPYDQMAVRQDGTYEYAYRKADGNWYSPTPISGTWKKLALNSDYTLKVRVFGNNVKEYIKAKSDSDFTLLTDQTLPQEIVMEKGKIGIQGDQSKLSFDNIKVTRVTADELSVMLPSEAEALSGAMSVTASVYYSDGMREAAPADAFKWYSSDDSVLKVMDHQLYPLKKGTVRLTAVYADTQWSGELTVTPSAAGAEVTTLKHSEGYIKANAGQAIDLHTIALQADYSDFSTGELTGSDVTWTAESPEVTFSGSSMTVEQKGVYRVTAHKDGADLPLLVVAKNAADSDYVLYEENFDFIADGTLPQGWSRIEGTTASAAAVQDGTFQINALASPDNPSRVLLPDYLDAFGDYKIEADVTNLGSNDTARWNSIMYRIQNSNYPYFQMAVRQDASATNGVEFAERTPANGWNVREKGPYLEAINPGNMYHYMIKAHGSRVQEWIGSELLIDTNLADSYLKGRIGLQANGSRMKVDNIRVTLQQEELPAIVNPSDQYVDVAEPDTQIAMAPTLVTEATSLEQLEGLTGAAMPATVILHVDSSLQVTNPAGTEQLGSLDTALAALHGKMMPSFYVKDSETVDALVAYVKRAGLEDAFVMSDNGELVRQARTAYSMLRGIWDASVADSSEAYMEAKLLDIRRQATVNLAKIVLLPAQAATRANMDYLQKRMVSVWVKDSSPASGKDIAMHTLITAGVNGIVTDTPQAAVDALKVYSHGLTLIRKPYMIGHRGLPSKAPENTIESNRLAVEAGADFIENDMYISKDGHIVIVHDSDVSRTTNGTGKVEDFTLEELKALNANKPFPTGYPDVKIPTLNEQIDLALANDRMIMAEIKTSTSEAVETYVQIIKGMGAEANIDTMSFNASQLRLMSQLMPEMPLGLLVSAGTVKQDDTKKSLRDALKLVQPLNASFDTGYNSELTGKFLEAAKHRGLIVSPWTYDNRNDFINIFLSGVYGITTDYADWASTWAASIQADQESYTLKSGDTSALGAKMTTFKGEQSEVTPELVWLDGQDLLEASGNAITAKHTGTAHALLRYTYAIDGTRPYDLYTQPVEIRIDSDGGDNGSGGGSGTDNDNDNGNGNGNGNGNGNGNGNGNDSGNGSGNGDGNGSGSHSSGHSGSSASPADPVQVKDENGVKSVEYSITDDIVQNAVNAAAGSDRIVFDLQQEKDVHKAVFTLNPAALQAALSGEKQSSLVFQTNMGSFELPADQIDLSVLGNKLGVSPDQVSLTVHMQRNPDAEAAASKQGMEVAASLTFEVKASSGEDDQVEVSSFTAYVPRTFAIDTDSSTPAQSLAVVRAVTDVSGKTVYQPVPFRIEAGKVVVYSRTNSTYLLVRSQAAAFKDTASHWAKADIERMAGQNIIQGVSEGTFDPQRSITRAEFATMLVRALGLGSEPAKGAAYNDVKASDWFADEVGIASAHGLITGYEDRTFRPDAPITRQEMAVILYRAMQFAGYKRPADTVNGSTAFEDRTEIADWAKEATTALASMQLIHGVSEQRFAPTLTGTRAETAALLSRMLQTLTFAN
- a CDS encoding alpha/beta fold hydrolase, which gives rise to MRTSRKRIRKIVLVAILLLIAMKMFGPTWTPPIRGANSISTLKQIEINGTGHEVMIRGKDRHNPIIIFVHGGPGCSEIPYVTKYQDLLEQYFTIVQYDQRGSGKSYHFFEDYSGLNSDLLVDDLLALTDYVEQEFGQNKVLLIGHSFGTYIGMKAAAKAPDKFAAYIGIGQVADHVESERDSLAFIIDRAKQAGNLKEAEQLELLRGPVERGESYTPRSVIRKYGGAARLIDDNGDYYTGFLFHPEYNGLDVLRYVKGVALSQERLLQEETEHDITHLVRKLDIPFYFVMGQYDYMTSVKAAKKYYEELEAPSKDFIVFEQSAHYPQFEEKESFASWLQQTWTQSLQSLFITLILPE